The Dreissena polymorpha isolate Duluth1 chromosome 2, UMN_Dpol_1.0, whole genome shotgun sequence nucleotide sequence GTTGCAGCAAATTTGGGAGGTTTTGTCGTAGGCTTCGCCGTCGCAACAAGCGGGATTCTTACCAGTACGGTTATGTCGGTACCCTGCGCAGCATATTTGGGTACCCATGTCATAGGCCTTGTCCGCACAGCACTTGGTATCAAGGCCGTCCCGTTGATAAAGAGAACCTTTACAACAGATTGAGGTAAGCTCGTCATATATTTTCTTTCGACAACAATTTGGGTTTGTGTGACCTTCCTTCGGAACAACGGTATCAACGCAACAACTGTCGGTCACAGCATCGTAACTTTGAAAGCCACAACATTTCGGTTCCAGTCCAAACCTTTTCTGCACCACGCCATTGCAGCACATGCTAGCTACAGCGTCATAAGAAACCGTTCCGCAGCATTCTGGCTGTTTTCCTTTTCTCGGTTGTACATTTTCGAGGCAGCATATTTCGGACGCTGCATCGTACGACTTGGTTCCGCAACACATTGGCCTTGACCCAACCTGTTTGCTGATGACGCCCTCACAGCAGATCTCTGTGATCATGTCATACTGCTCCGCTCCGCAACATGCCGATGAGTTACCTCTCCTAGCCAACGTAATATTCTCACAACATAGAGATTCAGTGGCGTCTATTAAGACACTGTCACAGCAACAGGGCACCAGGATATTAGTGACGCTTTTCAACTTGTCTCCACAGCACATGAAGTTGGCCTCGTCGTAAGCATACCTTCCACAACATTTTGCCTTGGCACCTTCGCGCTTCTGAATCGTCCCCCCACAGCACTGGAAGTGAGCCATGTCGTACGCCTCCTTACCACAACACTTAGACACCGCCCCCTTCATGTTTCTGACTTTTCCATCGCAACAGAGTTGAAAGGCCTTGTCATATGAATCTTTACCACAGCACGTCGGCTTCGCTCCGTAAAGTTTTGAAAGCTTTCCGCCGCAGCATACCTGTTCCGTTGCATCATACATTTTCTTTCCGCAACATTTTGGATTTTCGCCCTTTTTattatgcatggtcccattacaaCATAGTTGTTTAACAGAGTCGTATCGATTACTGCCGCAACACTTGCTATTTGTTCCGAGCATTTTCAATGACCTGCCTTTGCAGCAGAGCGTTTTGGACACATCTATCATCGTGTTGTTGCAGCATTTTGGTTTTGCACCCTTTCGTTTAAAAAGCTTTCCTTTACAACACAACGACGTTACCGCATCGTATGACTCATGTCCACAACATTTCGGTAATAGCCCAGTCTTCTTGGATATGACGCCTTTACAACACATAAACTTGCACTGTATGTATGATTTATTTCCGCAACACTTTGTGTCCCAGTCAATTCTCGTGTCTAGCACACCATTGCAGCAGATTTGTTTTACAGCGTCGTAAGGTTTATCTTTGCAACACATTGGTTTACTTCCTTTCTTTTTAAACACCTGTCCCTTACAGCATAGCTCTTTGGATGGGTAGAAGCTAGCGTTCCCACAACACTTGACGTGTGGATCAAGTCGTCCTTGCAAACTATTTTGACAGCAAAGTTGACTTGTGGCGTCATAAGTTTGGTTGCCACAACATCGCGATAGCTTTCCGACTTTTTTCTGTGGAACTCCCTTGCAACAAAGCTCGTCTGCTCTATCAATTGCCGCTTTCCCGCAACAGTGCGGCAGCTGGCCGACCTTTGGCCTGATGACATTCTTGCAGCACATAGCATAAGCGGCGTCGTAGCCTTCAGAGCCACAGCATTGGGGTAATGTACCGTTCCGGAGATGGACCTTGTGCTTGCAGCACATGTCTTTGGTCGCATCGTAGCTCAGTTTTCCGCAGCAGCGACTCATCAGACCTGCCTTTGGCTGTACAATATTTTCGCAACAAAGCTGCATGGATGGATCGTACAACGCGTTCCCACACGGAACTGCAAGGAATAAACCatatttgaaacttaaaaaaatagtatGCTAATTAAAGgaaatttacatgtattatattttgttgatAACAAAAAGGTTACACTTGTTTATGTTCACTGCACGTACTTCACAAGAAACGTATCGAAATGTGCTcggtttcatttaaaataaagctgAATTGGTTGTATTTACAAGACGTCAGCTTTGTAGAAAAGCAGTTTGGTGGCAATACACCTTAAGTTTTCAACACTAAAGTTCGTTCGCAGTTCAACAACAAACTGTATTGAGAAAGATTATATGATTTGCGAAACGGAACGCgcttttttaattttctaaaatttgaagaaaccttatttcattttgagattttgttCAGTAATTGAACGTGCTTAGTCCTGTCCATTATGTTCGAGCTCACCACTAAGAGGATGAAGAGTATTATTATGCTACGAGTTTTGTTGATGAAaggatgatgctgatgatggttGGGTGGACAAtagaataatacaaaatatttcactCCTGAAATGTAATCGTTGGTTATCATAGCTAACACCAAACGTCGAGTTCAGTGCCAAAGTTGGTATGACACCAACGTGCGCCGTAGCAAAGCTTATAATGTTATTGTGTGGTTTAATCCTTTCTAAAATATAGCGGTTCAAATACGTGTGATGataaaatgcaaatgaaatgaaatgaaaatattcGGCAATCTCTTAAACAAATTGTACATGTACGTGCTAATGATCACGATACAATTATGACATTTTAATCAGAACTGTAATTTCTCTTTGCTAATAGCTCCATCGATGTCTGTGTAAAATGGTTAAACGTCAATTTTATTACCTAATATGTTTAAGCAATCAATTGAGCTGCACGTACATAATTGTTTAAGAACAATAAGAATGCCAGTCCTGATGTTTGAAAACATGCGTGTTTTACGCATTTAACCATTGATTCATGAAAATCCAACAACATAAAGATAACATAAAACTTACAGAAGTTGTGGGCTAACAGTATAAAAAGTTACCACTCATCCAATATAGGAATAAATTAAAACTTAAGACACCTATGATAAATTGCCATACAGTTGGTTACCACGTTTTCCAAGCCTATCAAAGAAACCATTACGCAAGTGAAACTCGGATTACCTAGTTGAAATGTAAGATACATTACAGGATTTGCATCATAACAAGGCAAAGCCGCCAACAGCTGGCCCGAGCGAGGTGAAGGGGGCCTTACGCGGCAACAGAGTTTGAGCAATAATGCATGCTGCGTTAACCACATCCAAGGCCAATAACCTGTGACATGAGGGGAGCGAATATTGCATAAGCTTAGCTGCTAAAAACCGAAGGTATTTATGATTGAGAATCCATATCGCCCCATTGGAGCTAAAAGGTACcacgtgccttctaatttcaatgtcatatggtacATTTTTGCACCGATAGGGCGATATGAACTGCAGGTACGTATGATGATACAGCAGATGAACTGCAGATATTAATGAAGAATCAACTGTGTAACTGGTTCATCGGAGATGCGCATATgcgttaatgttttatttgttctGAGAAAGATACCAAACATAAACTTACATCACCTGAGGTTAAGTGTACATTCTTTCATATTTAGATACTAGTCatatgtatttttattctaaaaatgaGCATACATTTGCTTAGCATATATTATAGGCTTTCATTAGTTCCCAACTACATCAATCGGAACATGTATAGAAAAAAATCcatgaaaaaaatgcatataaaaacGGCATAAAATAGTGCACTTAAAACATCGATCAAATAATATGCATCGTATTAAATAAAGTGTGTTTACAGTAAAAACTAATCCATACGCATTTTATACAATCAACTACTTCTGTCGCACCGAAATTAAAATAGTGTATACCGGTTTTACACAAATAGCGATTCTTACACGATAATAGTTCAGATAAACAAAGAACTTAAAGGGAGTATGCACGATTTCCATTTTAACAAGCAATTCTTGCAATCTTAAACCAACATATGAATATGGCCGAGGAATGCttaataacataaattaacaatttgtATATGGTACTagaaatcaaatattgtttacttcagtAAATTTCTTAACTGGCTGGTTAAAGCCGATGCCGACACTTTTACtcgtatttgttaggaaacaaaattgtgtctttgtgtcgtatgaacgaatatgcactaaaactaaatttagattcacatcgtacatgcatgatatacatgctggcgaattcgactgtacagaaattttcgatttcagaattaaatatctggcttatttcgcattttcgacacatgttctttttaatttttattctaaTGTAAAtcttgaaatatatgtattataagattttttttacacattttatataaattcataaatatttgaaaaaatcgtgcatactcccTTTAAGTATCGTTTCAAAACTACTCGAAAACATGCACAAAGAAGTCCCATACCACAGCGCACCGTAGTAAAAAGAAGTTCTAATTTAaattcttatataaatataatataaaaatcgAAATATTACCTGTATAACCGTTATGTTTCAGTCATACAGAACTAATTGTCGTTTTGATTCTTTCTATTAATCAACTTTTTGTTAAATTCTTACGCATCATACCTTCAACTAATGCATAATTGGTAACCATAGCAAAACCATTTTTTTTCGATATTACTTTTACTATGTCATTCCAAAACTCCCAACAAAAAAGGCTGTAACAGAATAATGCAACAAATCGTGAACGAtacaatatatgaaaattaaagcatattgataatattagtattttaaaacacttaagttactaaaaatataatataatgtattatattgtttcatacaaTTATAAGAACATTAGTTAAATATTGGTGATACGTACGTGCTGTGCCGCCTTCTAAtcagaataattataaaaacatcaatacTGAATTACCAGAAAGATTACTAGCAATGTCTTTTATTCAAATAAAGCTGAAACTATTGCATGGCTTTTGTAATGATAAGGTTTCCTTATTCCTTAGGTCAAGAAggaaagtaaatatttaatagttaaatcatgaatataaacaaaaacaaaggagTCGATGGTATATATTATGATACAAAAAGACACGAATataagttgtttgttttcactatCATTACCAAAACAAAAGGGATGTTAGATCGGCTAACGTTTAATCGTTAACTTTTTTACGTTACACATGTTGTTTTGCATTTAAATGACcaacataaaacaaataaatgtttaaaatatccgagcaacatttctttatttatgcTTTAAAATTATATTAGAGATTATGATCGAAAGTAGTggaaattattaacaaaaaaaaaccaaACACACTCGGATACAAAAAAGTTTAGGGTCGGCAATAATATGTGGGTCTTTCTTTTATTACGTCTACATCAACAAGATTCATATATAGTAATGTGTAAACTTTGTTTCAATGAAACATTACTCAGCAAAAATAGCGTATGTTGTAAAGTTACTGGCAGATTGAAAGATTTCCACTCAACACAAtacgaaatgaaacaaaaaaacgtGGGAAATATTAGAACTTTTTTTTGTTCTGCTGTATACTGGCATATGTCGTAGAATAAACGTATACctttaatatacttttttatttataggttaaagaaaataaaatgaaaatgttgcGAAAGCATATTTCTGCGTTTTAATGTTTTGATGATAATTTTCTTCAATGCACATAAGCCGTTTTCAAACATTTTGTAGAAACCTCGTAATTAAAATTTAAGTTCTTCAAAGAAGAAGAATACGAACGAGATCGAAGAATAAACAGGAGAAAAAGAGGGTGCTTGAGGAGGAGTAGGCAGAGGCGAAGaagaagaaaatattttaaatgacattttaataaataaaaaataggtTCGTTGTTGAGCATTcatcaattgaatgaaaacaataataagcGTTTGTATGGAATGGGTTCTATTTTTTTCggtgaaaaatatatacataaggTACCATGTGGGCAAATTCCACAGCACTGGCCCGGTAGGTTGACAGGGTTGGTACAATTAAGTGGTGGACATGGCACATCCTTGCACTTGTCCGGTactgaatgaaaaaaacacactttaagtGAATATCTtcaatgtatgcatgtatatacgtTTTGACTTCTGTAACATAATAGACGAAAGTCAgtgaatattgataaaatattcgAATCATCTaacttaaatgtgttttaatttcttTTCAACTGATCCGCCAAAGCGAGCGAttcaaaatattgatatttaGAGACAGAAAAGTCTGGCATTTTTTTCTCGCTTCTTATTAAAACTTCTCAATATTTCCGGTGGAGACTTTTTTCATTTGTGGAATGTGAAACAGTGtcaagattattattattatgaaacgAGAGAAATCAGCACATTTCTAAAAACACACAGATTATCTTAACTGTTTATTTCAAACGATCGCTCCGACGGAAGCAAGCAAACAAAATGACATTATACACGTAATCAAGATAACATTTAGCAAATCAGGAATTGCGAAGTAACAGAATATTACAGGCCATGGAGATATTCGGAAAAGTGTCAAAACTCCACACCACAGATGTTtctgttaatatttaaaaatatttttaaacatataaatatatatgtagtgGAAATACCGTCGATGTatagaaaaaaaacgaaaaaaaaatattacggaATCTTATGAACAAAAACGCAACAAAAAACGTTATTGAAGTATTTGCAATTTTTTACTTGTATAACGTGTGAAGACTCTGAATGAAATGCATTAATGGCCGGTCAAAAAGCTTTAAATAGCTTATgcttatgttatatacatgttatttcataccgaaaataaataaattttgatttgatttgattttttggCACTACGTTCGAACAGTGAACAGTTAAGTATACACAACATTCGCACCAAGCGCGTTCGAACAGAAACATAATTAGATATGAATCTATTTGTTACATTCATGTAATCTCTCTACTGGGGTTTAAACACAGAACCTCACTTTGAAAGTTTAATACAGTAGTCATTCGtggtttgttttttattaattgtcTGAGAAAACTTACTCTTAACTAAAGCAATTGTATCTTATTTTTTTCACAAACGATATCATGTGCAATATAAATCGTTTTATgtcttttttttgcaataaattataacaaaataaaatatgtaaaaggtaataaataaGCATGTGTTAACACGTTTAAATAGACAAAGCCCAATAAGTTAAGAACGGggtttacaaatataataaatcgTTCAAAATTTccttaatatttttgtatcatgCATTTTGATGCCAATAGTACAGTGCTTGACATAATCGTGTATGCCTATAATGATGTTTCATCAACAAGGTATTTCAATGTGTATATCTTTCAGCAGAACTGTGTTGCTTGAGCTTCTTTTTGTGATTGGCATAGTTTGAAGTATGTTCCAATATTATGtagtatgttttaattaatatgcCTCTTAACACATTCCGCTATGAAATGCAACTTACAATAAGTCTCACAGTTTTTATCAATTATCTAGGCCATTGAagattttaacaagaaatattgatgaataaaataaataaaagtattacACTAACTATTTCGATGAACATTGTgctatttatttgcaataatatttatcGTTTTTCAGTTTAGATAAATTAAAGCAAGCACCAAAACATGAGTGTTTTGcattcaatattttttgttcaacatttttacCGTGTATATCATGGGTTCTACCAATGTATACACGCCTTTGAGTTGATAGTATTTTCCGACTGAAAGAAAGATTGGATGTAAATTGCGTAAATAATAAGCGACATGTTGCGTTAACGGAAGCGAATCTTACCTCTGCGAGGTTTGTAGGTCGCCCTCGTTAGAGTAATGTATATCAGTACGCAGTATGAATAGTTCCTCTATATCGCTTTGTAACACCGTTAAGAAGGTAATCTCacgttataaataaataataacgcgtattataaatttaatgtaaatataattcaaaatataattGCGAAAAGTATATTCATTTCAACATCTTGCAGGAACGATCGATTAAATTGTGGATTTTGGGACATGCCAAACTCGGAACAAATCAACTCCGGTATAAAACAATATGATtcaagaaaaagaagaaaaacatgtttAACCCATCTGGGCTCGAATCAGCTGTCCCTTCAACTAGGCCGTCTGTACTGGTGTATTTCAGTGccgtttatactttatataagcgatTCCCGCATGGTTTCAAAACATAACGATCACAAGATTCAATCGTGTAGCGTTTTACAGGGTTTTtaattttatcagttttcaatcaTGATAACTATATACCAAATTGTATGCTCAGCATGAATTTGAGTCATCCTATTTTGCTTCCTGATGTACACTGTTCTTTGACTCATGTTTGATCTGTGACATAAAGTtgcaaaaatgttcatttttggcGATCTTTGAACATATCTCTTTAAAAAGTTATAGTACAttagaataataaaaatagaaCCATACATAACTCTATCTTTTTCAGTGAAGAATATATTTTAGATACTACAGAAGTGCTGTAAATGAATCGTTGAACTTACGGGAAACAAAACATCGTGAACAAGCTCTTCGTACATGTTATGCCACagcatattcatttatttattaataatacaaaaacagaATCATTGGGATCGATGAGTACAAATCACATTTGTTTTTGCATTGATCAACTATTGGTATATATAGCGATATTGTATACAATCTTCAATGCATTACTTTTTATTCTCTTTTGGTGTGAAatattttgtctttaaaataacTATGTTATTCTACATTCTACCTGCGTCCGCTCCAATCGAAGTAATAAATCCAAGAATAATCCACAAAACAAAACGTCCCATTTCCATAATGTGCGGCACGAATAAATCGTCCCCCAACAGACGAATCGTTGTTGCAAAATGTTGTACCACCCAATGTTTCAGTAGTGTTTAACCTACAATTACTAAATACCGTACGTCTCCGAGGATTGTGAGTAATCTATCGGTGTATATTTTGAACAGATGGATCTCTTGCTACTAGGTTCTGTTACAGGACCCGATTATAGTTTCTCGATTTAGCTGTTGGATTATTTGCTTGGGTTCTTATAACGCTGTTTAATGGCTTGTAATATGTAACGAAATGTCAGTCCTTCGGATTATGTGACATTACATCGAAGTTTATGATTATCGATGAACTTATGTCCACGCCACGCCGGCGAATCGTGCATATTGTGAAAAGAAACGCACATCTTTATTTCTTGGTTCCTCTTTTAACGGAATCGAATCTTACTTTTAAGGACAACTTCATGCATACATA carries:
- the LOC127865530 gene encoding keratin-associated protein 10-4-like: MQLCCENIVQPKAGLMSRCCGKLSYDATKDMCCKHKVHLRNGTLPQCCGSEGYDAAYAMCCKNVIRPKVGQLPHCCGKAAIDRADELCCKGVPQKKVGKLSRCCGNQTYDATSQLCCQNSLQGRLDPHVKCCGNASFYPSKELCCKGQVFKKKGSKPMCCKDKPYDAVKQICCNGVLDTRIDWDTKCCGNKSYIQCKFMCCKGVISKKTGLLPKCCGHESYDAVTSLCCKGKLFKRKGAKPKCCNNTMIDVSKTLCCKGRSLKMLGTNSKCCGSNRYDSVKQLCCNGTMHNKKGENPKCCGKKMYDATEQVCCGGKLSKLYGAKPTCCGKDSYDKAFQLCCDGKVRNMKGAVSKCCGKEAYDMAHFQCCGGTIQKREGAKAKCCGRYAYDEANFMCCGDKLKSVTNILVPCCCDSVLIDATESLCCENITLARRGNSSACCGAEQYDMITEICCEGVISKQVGSRPMCCGTKSYDAASEICCLENVQPRKGKQPECCGTVSYDAVASMCCNGVVQKRFGLEPKCCGFQSYDAVTDSCCVDTVVPKEGHTNPNCCRKKIYDELTSICCKGSLYQRDGLDTKCCADKAYDMGTQICCAGYRHNRTGKNPACCDGEAYDKTSQICCNGNIRVSFGTNNTKCCGSHPYRMDKQLCCDGKVQSLVGTNTACCGCTSYDADKFLCCSGVVKKMVGELPRCCSTKAYDAKKFECCKGILKPRP